TGTCGCTTTCGCTTCTGTCGCGAACAGCATAGCCTCCTTTTTCAAGCCTGTCAACGGTCACTGTTATTGTGCCGGTTGTCACTCCAAGAGATTTTGACAAATCCTTCATGCTCATGCTCCCGTTGTGGCCCAGCTTTTCAATTGCATGTGCACCTGCAACAGTAAGAGAGCCCTGTTGGATTACGGAATTTTCCCAGGATGTGAACCGGTCGAAGAACTCGACAAGGTTTTCATTTAACTCTTCAGTCAAATTCATTTAGAGTACCTTAAAGTTTGAATATCAAATTATTAGCAATTAATATTGTTTGAAGATCT
The genomic region above belongs to Methanomicrobium antiquum and contains:
- a CDS encoding MarR family winged helix-turn-helix transcriptional regulator; the protein is MNLTEELNENLVEFFDRFTSWENSVIQQGSLTVAGAHAIEKLGHNGSMSMKDLSKSLGVTTGTITVTVDRLEKGGYAVRDRSESDRRSYIIRLTEKGKEAFFDHHSHHMSLSDEIASILSEDEVKSLVRILEKINKTI